A region from the Arachis ipaensis cultivar K30076 chromosome B01, Araip1.1, whole genome shotgun sequence genome encodes:
- the LOC107604741 gene encoding protein FAR1-RELATED SEQUENCE 5-like, translating into MNGFTVRKNKIWRNVRNEVTQQEFVCFRHRFRGIGSVNDGKRQKREPKAETRCGCEAEMRVHVHSDSGRWIISYFQDVHNHELLDDRLTFMLPGHRKMDAAVVEQMNMMLRVGIKTPHIYSSFVQTVGGFQNLPFLKGDMYNQIGKQRRLIGGGMRRLA; encoded by the coding sequence ATGAATGGTTTCACTGTGAGGAAGAATAAGATTTGGCGAAATGTGAGGAATGAGGTTACTCAACAAGAATTTGTATGTTTCCGGCATAGGTTCAGAGGAATCGGGTCCGTTAACGACGGCAAGCGACAAAAACGTGAGCCAAAGGCGGAGACCAGATGCGGCTGTGAGGCAGAGATGCGCGTCCACGTGCACTCCGATAGTGGTAGATGGATAATATCATACTTTCAGGACGTTCACAACCACGAGTTGCTGGACGATAGACTGACTTTCATGCTACCGGGCCATAGGAAAATGGATGCAGCCGTCGTGGAACAAATGAACATGATGCTTAGAGTTGGGATTAAAACGCCACATATTTATTCCTCTTTTGTGCAGACTGTCGGGGGATTCCAAAACCTTCCATTTCTAAAAGGGGATATGTATAACCAGATAGGGAAGCAACGGAGGCTCATTGGGGGGGGGATGCGACGGCTTGCCTGA